Sequence from the Rhodospirillaceae bacterium genome:
GCCACGACTTCGCCTGGCAGCGCCTTGCCTCGAACTTGAAAATTAACCGGCGTTCCTGGCTTGGCATGGGCTGTCTCCACGTATCCCATGGCCACAGGGCCACCGACGCTCGGGCCAAACCCACCGCTGGTGACTTCACCGATTTTCTTACCTGCTGAGTCTGTGATTTCCGTATGGGCGCGGGCAGGGGCCTTGCCTTCAGGCTTGAGACCGACGCGTTTTCGTTGCGGACCTTCTGCCAGTTGTTGGAGGATGATATCCGCGCCGGGAAAACCGCCTTCCGTACGCCGACGTTTGGAGATGGTCCAGTTTAGGCCGGCCTCAATAGGCGTGGTTACGGTGTCGATGTCGCTGCCATAGAGGCACAACCCGGCTTCCAGGCGGAGCGAATCACGCGCACCGAGCCCAATGGGCGCCACCTCAGGTTCGTCGAGCAATCGTCGGGCCAAGCGTTCCACACGTGAAGCTGAGACCGAAATCTCAAACCCGTCTTCGCCGGTGTAGCCGGATCGGGTCACATCGCATTCTATGCCCCCCAGCACCAAAGTCTGGGCACTCATAAAACTCATTTGAGCGGCTTCAGGGGCGAGGCGAGAAAGAACAGTTACTGCCGCAGGGCCCTGCAGGGCTAAAAGTGCGAGGTCTGCCTTGATCTCCAATGTATAGGCTTTGCCAAGTTGCGCAGAAATATGCGCGAAATCTGCATCTTTACAGGCCGCGTTGACTATCAGAAACAGGTGGTCTTCGTGGCGCGTCACCATCAAATCATCGAGCACACCGCCCGCATCATTGGTTAGCAAGGTATAGCGAACCCGAC
This genomic interval carries:
- the gcvT gene encoding glycine cleavage system aminomethyltransferase GcvT, whose translation is MENQVSNTKPDTNDAPLKQTPLAALHQELGARMVPFTGYNMPVQYQGIIAEHTHTRTQAGLFDVSHMGQAILHGPDIEKALETLVPGDIAGLAEGRVRYTLLTNDAGGVLDDLMVTRHEDHLFLIVNAACKDADFAHISAQLGKAYTLEIKADLALLALQGPAAVTVLSRLAPEAAQMSFMSAQTLVLGGIECDVTRSGYTGEDGFEISVSASRVERLARRLLDEPEVAPIGLGARDSLRLEAGLCLYGSDIDTVTTPIEAGLNWTISKRRRTEGGFPGADIILQQLAEGPQRKRVGLKPEGKAPARAHTEITDSAGKKIGEVTSGGFGPSVGGPVAMGYVETAHAKPGTPVNFQVRGKALPGEVVALPFVPHQYFK